A stretch of Acropora palmata chromosome 9, jaAcrPala1.3, whole genome shotgun sequence DNA encodes these proteins:
- the LOC141891896 gene encoding arylsulfatase B-like isoform X1: MEVALIWVVFISLFTGLNTTRSQDAINSRPNILLILADDLGWSDVGFHGSDIKTPNIDKLATEGVILDNYYVQPLCTPTRSALMTGRYPIHTGLQHDVIHPDNPFGLPLEYSILPQELKKVGYATHLVGKWHLGFFELPYIPVKRGFDTSFGFWDGSEDHYSHSVEGFLDFHDGEDPARDWNRTYAMYAYMQRVERIVKSHDRTQPMFLYMAFQNVHSPVQAPQKYVDKYKFIKDDVRRTYAGMVDILDEAVGNLTRIFQEHGLWNDTLVIFSTDNGGLPGSGGFNWPLRGTKHTLWEGGTRGTAFVYGNLVKQKGVRSKELLHVTDWYPTLIKLAGGSFDPNYPKPVDGFDVWDTISAGKTSPRIEVLINIDTSKGAALRAGDMKILLNVPNVTWYKPPELKHKGRLPSGLPAFQQNASIEVALYNITADPNERIDLSGTRLDVVAKFKEKIANYARGMVRPLNKPSDPQARKTAKKNGCWGPWL; encoded by the exons ATGGAAGTTGCCTTGATTTGGGTTGTattcatttctctttttacCGGACTGAACACTACGCGGAGTCAAGACGCAATTAATTCCAGACCTAACATTTTATTAATTCTTGCGGATGACCTGGGCTGGAGCGATGTCGGATTTCACGGATCCGACATAAAAACTCCAAATATTGACAAACTCGCCACAGAAGGGGTGATATTGGATAATTACTACGTGCAGCCGCTGTGTACACCAACAAGGTCCGCTTTGATGACAGGGAGGTACCCTATACACACAG gtCTACAGCATGACGTCATACACCCTGATAACCCGTTTGGGTTGCCATTGGAGTATAGCATTCTTCCTCAAGAGCTGAAGAAAGTTG GTTACGCCACTCATTTGGTGGGAAAGTGGCATCTGGGTTTTTTCGAGTTGCCTTATATTCCCGTTAAAAGAGGATTTGACACTTCGTTTGGATTTTGGGATGGTTCAGAGGATCATTACTCACACTCAGTCGAAGGATTTTTAGATTTCCACGATGGGGAAGACCCTGCGAGAGACTGGAACAGAACTTACGCTATGTATGCGTACATGCAG AGAGTGGAGAGAATAGTGAAGTCACACGATCGCACGCAGCCTATGTTCTTGTATATGGCATTCCAGAATGTCCACTCTCCAGTTCAAGCGCCTCAAAAGTACGTAGACAAATACAAGTTCATCAAGGACGACGTTAGAAGGACATACGCTGGTATGGTGGATATACTTGACGAGGCAGTAGGAAATCTCACCAGGATCTTTCAAGAGCACGG GTTATGGAATGACACCCTAGTTATCTTCAGCACCGACAATGGTGGGTTGCCTGGCTCAGGAGGATTTAACTGGCCTCTCCGGGGAACAAAACACACCTTGTGGGAAGGAGGAACTCGTGGTACAGCGTTCGTTTACGGCAACTTAGTAAAGCAAAAGGGGGTGAGGAGCAAAGAGCTACTTCACGTTACCGATTGGTATCCAACTTTGATCAAGCTTGCTG GAGGGAGTTTTGATCCAAATTACCCCAAGCCTGTGGATGGATTTGACGTGTGGGATACAATCTCCGCTGGAAAAACGTCACCAAGAATCGAAGTGCTTATTAATATTGACACCTCCAAGGGTGCCGCATTACGAGCGGGTGACATGAAGATATTACTTAATGTCCCCAATGTCACGTGGTATAAGCCTCCCGAACTGAAACACAAGGGAAGGCTGCCGTCTGGCTTACCAGCG TTCCAACAGAATGCCTCAATTGAAGTGGCTCTTTACAACATAACCGCGGACCCCAACGAGCGCATTGATCTGAGTGGCACGCGTCTAGATGTCGTGGCAAAGTTTAAAGAGAAAATAGCCAATTACGCAAGAGGTATGGTAAGACCGCTGAACAAGCCATCTGATCCCCAAGCAAGAAAAACTGCCAAAAAGAATGGTTGTTGGGGACCTTGGCTGTAG
- the LOC141891896 gene encoding arylsulfatase B-like isoform X2: MEVALIWVVFISLFTGLNTTRSQDAINSRPNILLILADDLGWSDVGFHGSDIKTPNIDKLATEGVILDNYYVQPLCTPTRSALMTGRYPIHTGLQHDVIHPDNPFGLPLEYSILPQELKKVGYATHLVGKWHLGFFELPYIPVKRGFDTSFGFWDGSEDHYSHSVEGFLDFHDGEDPARDWNRTYAMYAYMQRVERIVKSHDRTQPMFLYMAFQNVHSPVQAPQKYVDKYKFIKDDVRRTYAGMVDILDEAVGNLTRIFQEHGLWNDTLVIFSTDNGGLPGSGGFNWPLRGTKHTLWEGGTRGTAFVYGNLVKQKGVRSKELLHVTDWYPTLIKLAGGSFDPNYPKPVDGFDVWDTISAGKTSPRIEVLINIDTSKGAALRAGDMKILLNVPNVTWYKPPELKHKGRLPSGLPAFQQNASIEVALYNITADPNERIDLSGTRLDVVAKFKEKIANYARG; encoded by the exons ATGGAAGTTGCCTTGATTTGGGTTGTattcatttctctttttacCGGACTGAACACTACGCGGAGTCAAGACGCAATTAATTCCAGACCTAACATTTTATTAATTCTTGCGGATGACCTGGGCTGGAGCGATGTCGGATTTCACGGATCCGACATAAAAACTCCAAATATTGACAAACTCGCCACAGAAGGGGTGATATTGGATAATTACTACGTGCAGCCGCTGTGTACACCAACAAGGTCCGCTTTGATGACAGGGAGGTACCCTATACACACAG gtCTACAGCATGACGTCATACACCCTGATAACCCGTTTGGGTTGCCATTGGAGTATAGCATTCTTCCTCAAGAGCTGAAGAAAGTTG GTTACGCCACTCATTTGGTGGGAAAGTGGCATCTGGGTTTTTTCGAGTTGCCTTATATTCCCGTTAAAAGAGGATTTGACACTTCGTTTGGATTTTGGGATGGTTCAGAGGATCATTACTCACACTCAGTCGAAGGATTTTTAGATTTCCACGATGGGGAAGACCCTGCGAGAGACTGGAACAGAACTTACGCTATGTATGCGTACATGCAG AGAGTGGAGAGAATAGTGAAGTCACACGATCGCACGCAGCCTATGTTCTTGTATATGGCATTCCAGAATGTCCACTCTCCAGTTCAAGCGCCTCAAAAGTACGTAGACAAATACAAGTTCATCAAGGACGACGTTAGAAGGACATACGCTGGTATGGTGGATATACTTGACGAGGCAGTAGGAAATCTCACCAGGATCTTTCAAGAGCACGG GTTATGGAATGACACCCTAGTTATCTTCAGCACCGACAATGGTGGGTTGCCTGGCTCAGGAGGATTTAACTGGCCTCTCCGGGGAACAAAACACACCTTGTGGGAAGGAGGAACTCGTGGTACAGCGTTCGTTTACGGCAACTTAGTAAAGCAAAAGGGGGTGAGGAGCAAAGAGCTACTTCACGTTACCGATTGGTATCCAACTTTGATCAAGCTTGCTG GAGGGAGTTTTGATCCAAATTACCCCAAGCCTGTGGATGGATTTGACGTGTGGGATACAATCTCCGCTGGAAAAACGTCACCAAGAATCGAAGTGCTTATTAATATTGACACCTCCAAGGGTGCCGCATTACGAGCGGGTGACATGAAGATATTACTTAATGTCCCCAATGTCACGTGGTATAAGCCTCCCGAACTGAAACACAAGGGAAGGCTGCCGTCTGGCTTACCAGCG TTCCAACAGAATGCCTCAATTGAAGTGGCTCTTTACAACATAACCGCGGACCCCAACGAGCGCATTGATCTGAGTGGCACGCGTCTAGATGTCGTGGCAAAGTTTAAAGAGAAAATAGCCAATTACGCAAGAG GCTGA